From a region of the Notolabrus celidotus isolate fNotCel1 chromosome 14, fNotCel1.pri, whole genome shotgun sequence genome:
- the LOC117825853 gene encoding apolipoprotein A-I-like isoform X1 — translation MLKFSVSSELHQTAIMKFVTLALALLLAVGSQAVPLQADAPAPSMLEHARGVLDLYMTQGKQSLLNAINQIEDVPARTRMTETVESAFVKIKAAQGVVAPMTDTVVGGVMAATDEFRQRVNTDVEALKTELVPLRENLRTVVEKHIAEYKAAYLPVLQEYMDKHPTEFADLKTKLEDIMGQMQEKVKANVEETKSAMIPIVETVRGKVSGWLLQVKEMADPYVQEYREKLRETATQVQNVTPEEIADLNKRLEPLAKEASEKVQTMAMEIYNTFNKA, via the exons ATGCTCAAGTTTTCAGTCTCTTCCGAGCTCCACCAG ACTGCCATCATGAAATTTGTGACTCTTGCTCTTGCCCTTCTGCTGGCCGTCG GCTCGCAGGCCGTCCCCCTGCAAGCTGATGCACCTGCACCATCAATGCTGGAGCATGCACGGGGTGTTCTAGATTTATACATGACTCAGGGGAAACAAAGTCTCCTCAATGCCATAAATCAGATTGAGGACGTCCCTGCCAG GACTAGAATGACTGAAACTGTTGAGTCTGCATTCGTAAAGATCAAGGCAGCTCAGGGAGTTGTCGCCCCCATGACTGACACCGTTGTTGGTGGCGTCATGGCTGCCACAGATGAATTCCGTCAAAGAGTCAATACTGATGTTGAGGCCCTGAAAACGGAACTTGTGCCCCTTCGCGAAAATCTGAGGACTGTTGTCGAGAAACACATTGCTGAATACAAAGCAGCATACCTCCCCGTCCTGCAAGAATACATGGACAAGCACCCTACTGAATTTGCAGACTTGAAGACAAAGTTGGAGGACATCATGGGGCAGATGCAAGAAAAAGTGAAAGCCAATGTGGAGGAGACCAAGAGTGCCATGATCCCCATTGTGGAGACTGTGAGAGGAAAGGTTAGTGGCTGGTTGCTCCAGGTAAAAGAAATGGCTGATCCCTACGTTCAGGAATATAGGGAGAAGTTGAGGGAAACAGCCACACAGGTGCAAAACGTCACCCCTGAGGAAATAGCTGACCTGAACAAGAGGCTTGAACCACTGGCCAAGGAAGCCTCTGAAAAGGTCCAAACCATGGCTATGGAAATCTACAACACCTTTAACAAGGCTTAA
- the LOC117825853 gene encoding apolipoprotein A-I-like isoform X2, whose protein sequence is MKFVTLALALLLAVGSQAVPLQADAPAPSMLEHARGVLDLYMTQGKQSLLNAINQIEDVPARTRMTETVESAFVKIKAAQGVVAPMTDTVVGGVMAATDEFRQRVNTDVEALKTELVPLRENLRTVVEKHIAEYKAAYLPVLQEYMDKHPTEFADLKTKLEDIMGQMQEKVKANVEETKSAMIPIVETVRGKVSGWLLQVKEMADPYVQEYREKLRETATQVQNVTPEEIADLNKRLEPLAKEASEKVQTMAMEIYNTFNKA, encoded by the exons ATGAAATTTGTGACTCTTGCTCTTGCCCTTCTGCTGGCCGTCG GCTCGCAGGCCGTCCCCCTGCAAGCTGATGCACCTGCACCATCAATGCTGGAGCATGCACGGGGTGTTCTAGATTTATACATGACTCAGGGGAAACAAAGTCTCCTCAATGCCATAAATCAGATTGAGGACGTCCCTGCCAG GACTAGAATGACTGAAACTGTTGAGTCTGCATTCGTAAAGATCAAGGCAGCTCAGGGAGTTGTCGCCCCCATGACTGACACCGTTGTTGGTGGCGTCATGGCTGCCACAGATGAATTCCGTCAAAGAGTCAATACTGATGTTGAGGCCCTGAAAACGGAACTTGTGCCCCTTCGCGAAAATCTGAGGACTGTTGTCGAGAAACACATTGCTGAATACAAAGCAGCATACCTCCCCGTCCTGCAAGAATACATGGACAAGCACCCTACTGAATTTGCAGACTTGAAGACAAAGTTGGAGGACATCATGGGGCAGATGCAAGAAAAAGTGAAAGCCAATGTGGAGGAGACCAAGAGTGCCATGATCCCCATTGTGGAGACTGTGAGAGGAAAGGTTAGTGGCTGGTTGCTCCAGGTAAAAGAAATGGCTGATCCCTACGTTCAGGAATATAGGGAGAAGTTGAGGGAAACAGCCACACAGGTGCAAAACGTCACCCCTGAGGAAATAGCTGACCTGAACAAGAGGCTTGAACCACTGGCCAAGGAAGCCTCTGAAAAGGTCCAAACCATGGCTATGGAAATCTACAACACCTTTAACAAGGCTTAA